A genomic window from Sphingobacterium spiritivorum includes:
- the atpA gene encoding F0F1 ATP synthase subunit alpha: MIEVRPDEVSAILREQLSGFKSEAELEEVGTVLTIGDGIARIYGLTKVQSGELVEFDNGLQGIVMNLEEDNVGVVLLGSSEDVKEGDTVKRTDRIASIQVGEGLLGRVVNTLGQPIDGKGPVVGETYEMPIERKAPGVIYRQPVTEPLQTGIKAIDAMIPIGRGQRELVIGDRQTGKTAVCIDTILNQKEFYDAGQPVFCIYVAVGQKNSTVANIVRVLEERGAMAYTVIVNASAADPAPMQFYAPMAGAAIGEFFRDTGRPALIVYDDLSKQAVAYREVSLLLRRPPGREAYPGDVFYLHSRLLERAAKINSSDEIARNMNDLPASIKHLVKGGGSLTALPIIETQAGDVSAYIPTNVISITDGQIFLESNLFNAGIRPAINVGISVSRVGGNAQIKSMKKVSGTLKLDQAQYRELEAFAKFGSDLDAATKAVIDKGVRNVEILKQGQFSPVPVEKQVAIIYAGTKGLFRSVPVNKVRAFEEDYLTQLEQRHPEVLAALKAGKFSDELTDVLEKVAKELASQY, translated from the coding sequence ATGATAGAGGTAAGACCAGATGAAGTTTCGGCAATCTTGAGAGAACAATTGTCAGGCTTTAAATCAGAAGCCGAACTCGAAGAAGTGGGTACAGTCCTTACAATAGGTGACGGTATCGCTCGAATCTACGGCTTAACTAAAGTACAGTCAGGAGAGTTGGTAGAGTTTGATAACGGATTACAAGGTATCGTGATGAACCTGGAAGAAGACAACGTAGGTGTTGTACTTTTGGGCTCTTCGGAAGATGTGAAAGAAGGAGATACTGTAAAACGTACCGATCGTATTGCATCCATTCAGGTGGGTGAAGGACTTTTGGGTCGTGTTGTAAATACGTTAGGTCAGCCTATTGATGGTAAGGGACCTGTTGTAGGTGAGACATACGAAATGCCGATCGAGCGTAAAGCTCCCGGTGTAATCTACCGTCAGCCTGTAACGGAGCCATTGCAGACAGGTATCAAAGCTATTGATGCAATGATTCCTATCGGTCGTGGTCAGCGTGAGTTGGTAATCGGTGACCGTCAGACAGGTAAAACTGCGGTGTGTATCGATACCATCCTTAACCAAAAAGAATTTTACGATGCAGGTCAGCCTGTATTTTGTATCTATGTTGCTGTAGGTCAGAAAAATTCTACTGTAGCGAACATCGTTCGTGTACTGGAAGAAAGAGGCGCTATGGCTTATACTGTTATTGTCAATGCTTCTGCTGCAGATCCTGCTCCAATGCAGTTCTACGCACCAATGGCCGGTGCTGCGATCGGAGAGTTTTTCCGTGATACAGGTCGTCCTGCATTGATCGTATATGATGATTTGTCTAAACAAGCGGTAGCTTACCGTGAAGTATCTTTATTACTTCGTCGTCCACCGGGCCGTGAGGCTTACCCTGGAGACGTTTTCTATCTTCACTCCCGTTTATTAGAGCGTGCAGCAAAAATCAACTCTTCAGATGAGATCGCACGTAATATGAATGACCTTCCGGCTTCTATCAAGCATTTGGTAAAAGGTGGTGGTTCACTTACAGCTCTTCCTATTATCGAGACTCAGGCTGGTGACGTATCCGCATACATCCCTACAAACGTAATCTCGATCACTGACGGACAGATCTTCCTGGAGTCTAACTTATTCAACGCTGGTATCCGCCCGGCCATCAACGTAGGTATCTCTGTATCACGTGTAGGTGGTAACGCACAGATCAAATCGATGAAAAAAGTTTCAGGTACCCTGAAATTAGATCAGGCTCAATACCGTGAGTTAGAGGCTTTTGCTAAATTCGGTTCAGATTTAGATGCAGCTACTAAAGCAGTAATTGATAAAGGTGTACGTAACGTTGAAATTTTGAAACAAGGTCAATTCTCTCCAGTACCTGTTGAAAAACAAGTAGCGATTATCTATGCCGGTACAAAAGGTCTTTTCCGTAGCGTACCTGTAAATAAGGTTCGTGCTTTTGAAGAAGACTATTTGACTCAATTGGAACAACGTCATCCGGAAGTATTAGCCGCTTTGAAAGCTGGTAAATTCTCAGATGAATTGACTGATGTGTTAGAAAAAGTTGCTAAAGAATTAGCATCACAATATTAA